A stretch of the Geovibrio thiophilus genome encodes the following:
- a CDS encoding Hsp70 family protein, whose product MKRCVGIDFGTSNSMIAVYRDGGTIDIISSESGKRYLPSVIYFKNGNEAVIGDNAKSMQLLESEHTIANIKRYMGTDILFPLYGREYRAEELASLIFRKLKKSFEDYSGEKEADAVVTVPAYFDHYQREAVRSAAENAGFRVLRLLNEPTSAALFYNNIGKNTGDVCMVFDLGGGTLDISLIEMKADCCKVLFTGGSTEIGGVDFDVAVAEYFIENFRRQHGIDLKSDPIAYQQLLFQAEKAKMELSSLNEVNLVVPYITVTKKGALHFKETITRETFDKITAPLTKGIKNIIDSLLESGGLNIEDIAKVLPVGGASRIHSVRRLISDIFGDRVRKDMNPEEAVVSGAAVNAAMLSGLISDKVFYDVTSHNLGVEDDNGNFEVILRKNEIYPVEFSMVFTTPEMDRKKITVHVLQDMAKSSLNTGDSVAENPWHFVSLGRFSVELDGADGGEPLIDISFMIDESGIISVKAKDIRTDKDTDFTLRLKIENEILNTLEIF is encoded by the coding sequence ATGAAGCGCTGCGTGGGAATAGATTTCGGAACCAGCAATTCCATGATAGCCGTTTACAGAGACGGCGGAACCATAGACATAATAAGCTCCGAAAGCGGCAAGAGATACCTGCCGTCCGTGATATACTTTAAGAACGGAAATGAGGCTGTGATAGGCGATAACGCAAAGAGCATGCAGCTTCTGGAATCAGAACACACGATTGCCAATATCAAGAGATATATGGGAACAGACATTCTGTTTCCGCTGTACGGCAGGGAATACAGGGCGGAGGAGCTTGCTTCGCTGATTTTCCGCAAGCTTAAAAAAAGTTTTGAGGATTATTCCGGTGAGAAAGAGGCGGACGCGGTAGTCACAGTCCCCGCTTATTTTGACCATTACCAGCGTGAGGCTGTCCGGTCTGCCGCGGAGAATGCGGGATTCAGGGTTCTGCGTCTCCTGAACGAGCCCACATCGGCGGCTCTCTTCTACAATAACATAGGTAAAAACACCGGCGATGTGTGCATGGTGTTCGACCTCGGCGGCGGCACGCTGGACATAAGCCTGATAGAGATGAAGGCGGACTGCTGCAAAGTGCTGTTCACAGGCGGCTCCACCGAGATAGGCGGAGTGGATTTTGACGTGGCGGTGGCGGAATATTTCATAGAAAACTTCCGCCGTCAGCACGGCATAGACCTTAAAAGCGACCCCATAGCCTATCAGCAGCTTCTGTTTCAGGCGGAAAAGGCGAAGATGGAGCTTTCCTCGCTGAATGAGGTTAATCTGGTTGTGCCTTATATCACTGTCACCAAAAAAGGGGCTCTGCATTTCAAGGAAACAATTACCAGAGAAACATTTGACAAAATTACAGCGCCCCTCACGAAGGGAATAAAAAACATAATCGACAGTCTGCTTGAGTCAGGCGGGCTGAATATTGAAGACATAGCGAAGGTTCTTCCCGTGGGCGGAGCGTCCCGCATACACAGCGTGCGCAGGCTTATCTCCGACATTTTCGGAGACAGGGTCAGAAAAGACATGAACCCTGAAGAGGCTGTGGTCAGCGGAGCCGCCGTTAACGCCGCTATGCTCTCAGGGCTCATCAGCGACAAGGTTTTTTATGATGTCACCTCCCACAACTTGGGTGTGGAGGACGACAACGGAAATTTTGAAGTGATATTAAGGAAAAATGAGATTTACCCTGTGGAGTTCAGCATGGTGTTCACCACTCCTGAAATGGACAGGAAAAAAATTACTGTTCATGTCTTGCAGGATATGGCAAAATCTTCTCTGAACACAGGGGATTCCGTCGCAGAGAACCCCTGGCATTTCGTCAGTCTGGGCAGGTTTTCCGTTGAACTGGACGGGGCGGACGGCGGCGAGCCGTTAATTGATATTTCATTCATGATAGACGAAAGCGGAATCATCAGCGTTAAAGCGAAGGACATCCGCACTGACAAAGATACTGACTTCACACTCAGGCTTAAAATTGAAAACGAGATTTTGAATACACTGGAAATATTCTGA
- a CDS encoding ParA family protein, whose amino-acid sequence MGEIITFANKKGGSGKTSAVLNIGAAAGSRGKRILLIDLDPQAHLSYWSGVNTYDTYPNIYGAVLGDYPVSEALFKPAHGLYDIIPASTGFSHHDLRKLLDGSNVEAKLTKCLFNIRDKYDYILIDTPPTVAVLTLNALVASRFVLIPVLLNFLAIEGLAQLAQNIYRINMAHNPDLRIAGIIPNQHDIRSNHAKKVMKELYENFGEDMVTPRIRSDVKIAEAPEARLPINLYAPTSRGAMDFSILTDYILSKVEEEAGVKK is encoded by the coding sequence ATGGGAGAAATAATCACTTTCGCGAATAAAAAAGGCGGGAGCGGCAAAACATCCGCCGTTCTCAATATAGGCGCGGCGGCAGGAAGCAGGGGGAAGAGGATTCTCCTGATAGATCTTGACCCTCAGGCGCATCTGTCCTACTGGTCCGGCGTGAACACCTACGATACCTACCCGAATATCTACGGTGCGGTGCTGGGTGATTATCCCGTTTCCGAGGCGCTGTTTAAGCCCGCTCACGGGCTGTATGACATTATCCCTGCCTCCACCGGCTTCTCACACCACGATTTGCGCAAACTCCTTGACGGATCGAATGTTGAGGCGAAGCTGACCAAATGCCTTTTCAATATCAGAGACAAATACGACTACATACTCATAGACACTCCGCCCACTGTGGCAGTGCTGACGCTGAACGCTCTTGTGGCTTCCAGATTCGTGCTTATCCCCGTTCTTTTAAACTTTCTCGCTATTGAGGGGCTGGCGCAGCTTGCCCAGAATATTTACCGCATAAACATGGCGCACAATCCTGACCTGCGGATTGCGGGCATCATCCCCAATCAGCACGACATAAGAAGCAACCACGCGAAGAAGGTTATGAAGGAGCTTTATGAAAACTTCGGAGAGGACATGGTGACCCCGAGAATCAGAAGCGATGTCAAAATAGCCGAGGCGCCGGAGGCTAGGCTTCCCATAAATCTTTACGCCCCGACCAGCAGAGGAGCTATGGATTTCAGCATTCTGACCGATTACATCCTCAGCAAAGTTGAGGAAGAGGCGGGAGTGAAGAAATGA
- a CDS encoding PAS domain S-box protein produces the protein MKDIIFQMAEKTDDGIMYVTADGRIAYWNNGCERIFGFTAAEAAGANLDLIIPEKHRNRHWEGFNKVLETGRTAYSGRMLKVPAIRKDGAKLIIEFSMQLIEQDGKNAGFTAIIRDVTLR, from the coding sequence ATGAAGGACATCATTTTTCAGATGGCGGAAAAGACGGATGACGGAATAATGTATGTAACGGCGGACGGAAGAATAGCTTACTGGAACAATGGCTGCGAAAGGATTTTCGGTTTCACGGCGGCTGAGGCGGCGGGAGCCAACCTTGACCTGATAATTCCCGAAAAGCACAGGAACAGGCACTGGGAAGGTTTCAATAAGGTGCTTGAAACCGGACGGACGGCTTATTCCGGCAGGATGCTCAAGGTGCCTGCCATACGGAAGGACGGAGCGAAGCTTATCATAGAGTTCAGCATGCAGCTGATCGAACAGGACGGGAAAAACGCTGGCTTTACGGCAATTATAAGAGATGTGACATTAAGATAA
- the narH gene encoding nitrate reductase subunit beta, which produces MDVRAQLSMVLHLDKCIGCHTCSVTCKNLWTNRKGTEYMWWNNVETRPGTGYPKNWEDQGKFRGGWEIKNGSLSLKSGSKWGILSRIFHNPDQPVMKDYYEPFTYDYANLTDAPESANQPIARAKSRITGESMNIEAGPNWDDDLGGSREYAAKDPNLTEEDRVLFGEFEKIFMMYLPRLCNHCLNPACAAACPSGSIYKRGEDGIVLNDQEKCRAWRYCVSACPYKKIYYNWDRGKSEKCIFCYPKSENGEPSACAHSCVGRIRYTGVLLYDYDRLIQVLEAPEETLVEALKSCILDPSDPEVKRHAKKAGIEPDWIQAAENSPVYAFVKEFGLALPLHPEFRTFPMVFYVPSLSPVLRKAETDMTMENFRIPVKYLASVFTAGNEAAVEDTLKKLLGIRSYMRGKELADKELMEKGISLSGWNGRELEKAYRLTSLTNFTGRFVIPKTRRENGSSYEMQGAEGFLDHGKNKR; this is translated from the coding sequence ATGGATGTCAGGGCGCAACTTTCGATGGTTCTTCATCTTGATAAATGTATAGGCTGCCACACCTGTTCCGTCACCTGCAAGAACCTGTGGACAAACAGAAAAGGCACGGAATACATGTGGTGGAACAATGTGGAGACCCGTCCGGGCACGGGGTATCCGAAAAACTGGGAGGATCAGGGAAAATTCAGGGGCGGCTGGGAGATAAAAAACGGCTCTCTGTCACTGAAAAGCGGCTCGAAATGGGGGATACTCTCACGTATTTTTCATAATCCCGATCAGCCGGTGATGAAGGATTACTACGAACCCTTCACATACGACTATGCCAACCTCACGGACGCTCCCGAAAGCGCAAACCAGCCCATAGCCAGAGCCAAATCCCGCATAACTGGCGAAAGCATGAATATTGAGGCAGGTCCCAACTGGGATGATGACCTCGGCGGCTCAAGGGAATATGCCGCCAAGGATCCGAATCTCACAGAGGAGGACAGGGTGCTCTTCGGTGAGTTTGAGAAGATCTTTATGATGTACCTTCCCCGTCTGTGCAACCACTGCCTCAATCCGGCGTGTGCGGCGGCATGTCCATCAGGCTCCATCTACAAAAGAGGAGAGGACGGCATAGTGCTGAACGATCAGGAAAAATGCCGCGCGTGGCGCTACTGCGTCAGTGCGTGCCCCTACAAGAAAATCTATTACAACTGGGACAGGGGCAAGTCGGAGAAGTGCATCTTCTGCTATCCGAAAAGTGAAAACGGCGAACCCTCCGCCTGCGCTCATTCCTGTGTCGGGCGCATCCGCTACACCGGGGTTCTGCTTTACGATTACGACAGGCTCATTCAGGTTCTGGAGGCGCCGGAGGAAACCCTTGTTGAGGCTTTGAAAAGCTGCATCCTCGATCCTTCCGATCCGGAAGTGAAAAGGCATGCGAAGAAGGCGGGCATAGAGCCGGACTGGATTCAGGCGGCTGAAAATTCGCCCGTGTATGCCTTCGTGAAGGAGTTCGGGCTTGCTCTGCCGCTCCATCCGGAGTTCAGAACATTCCCAATGGTGTTCTACGTTCCTTCGCTTTCCCCTGTTCTGCGCAAGGCGGAAACGGATATGACAATGGAAAATTTCCGTATTCCGGTTAAGTATCTGGCTTCGGTGTTCACCGCAGGCAACGAAGCAGCGGTGGAGGATACGCTGAAAAAGCTTCTGGGTATAAGGAGCTATATGCGCGGTAAGGAGCTTGCTGACAAAGAGCTTATGGAAAAGGGCATATCTCTTTCCGGCTGGAACGGGCGTGAGCTTGAGAAGGCTTACAGACTCACGTCCCTTACCAACTTCACTGGAAGGTTCGTTATACCCAAAACACGCAGAGAGAACGGCAGTTCATACGAAATGCAGGGCGCTGAGGGGTTTTTGGATCATGGAAAAAATAAACGCTGA
- a CDS encoding MFS transporter, with protein MNFTAKGSPLKGLTGATLGFFFGFAAVALFGPTAKKLQVIMGISPAQVGLLVAIPALSGSLLRIPFSAWVDKDGGRKPFLILLLLALAGMTGLSALFLTRYPDNMTAELYPLILFFGFLSGCGIATFSVGISQVAYWFPQKKQGWALGTFGGLGNLAPGVFSFLLPLALSVMSLPAAYVVWSVILLTGVCVYWFTAFNAPYFQALSQGASKDEAKKSAADLYSEASRKQELFPSGGVVYTLVKSASNPYTWILVLLYFVTFGGFIALTAWFPTFWQSLYGFSVTAAGFLTAFYAVLTSLFRVPGGSFADKIGGAAASLISVAVLGAGSLIIVFTGNFALTVFGIMLMAAGMGVNNAAVFKLVPKYIPEAIGGAAGWVGGLGAFGGFVLPPVLASYVGKNGDAGYRQGFIVYALMAALAVLLILYLKKTEKRGG; from the coding sequence ATGAATTTCACTGCCAAAGGCTCGCCCCTCAAAGGGCTCACCGGAGCCACTCTGGGCTTTTTCTTCGGGTTCGCGGCGGTTGCCCTCTTCGGTCCCACTGCGAAAAAGCTTCAGGTAATAATGGGTATAAGCCCTGCGCAGGTGGGTCTGCTGGTGGCGATACCGGCGCTTTCAGGCTCGCTTCTTCGCATACCCTTTTCCGCATGGGTAGACAAGGACGGCGGGCGGAAGCCTTTTCTTATCCTCCTTCTGCTGGCACTGGCGGGGATGACGGGGCTTTCAGCGCTTTTTCTCACCAGATACCCTGATAATATGACGGCGGAGCTTTATCCGCTTATCCTTTTCTTCGGTTTTCTCAGCGGCTGCGGCATCGCAACTTTTTCGGTGGGCATAAGTCAGGTAGCGTACTGGTTCCCTCAGAAAAAGCAGGGCTGGGCGCTGGGAACCTTCGGCGGGCTGGGGAACCTTGCCCCGGGCGTGTTTTCATTCCTTCTGCCCCTTGCTCTGTCGGTTATGTCGCTGCCTGCGGCTTATGTGGTGTGGAGCGTTATTCTGCTCACGGGTGTATGCGTCTACTGGTTTACGGCGTTCAACGCACCGTATTTTCAGGCGCTTTCTCAGGGAGCCTCCAAGGATGAGGCGAAGAAATCCGCCGCCGACCTCTATTCGGAAGCCTCGCGGAAGCAGGAACTTTTCCCTTCCGGCGGAGTTGTTTATACTCTCGTTAAGTCGGCGTCCAATCCTTATACATGGATTCTCGTTCTGCTTTATTTTGTTACCTTCGGCGGGTTTATCGCCCTCACTGCGTGGTTTCCCACATTCTGGCAGTCGCTTTACGGTTTTTCAGTGACCGCCGCGGGTTTTCTCACTGCGTTTTATGCCGTGCTCACCTCGCTTTTCCGTGTGCCGGGCGGCAGCTTTGCGGATAAAATAGGGGGAGCGGCGGCATCGCTCATTTCTGTGGCTGTTCTTGGCGCAGGTTCGCTTATTATCGTGTTCACGGGGAATTTTGCGCTGACCGTTTTCGGTATAATGCTCATGGCGGCGGGCATGGGAGTGAACAACGCGGCTGTATTCAAGCTTGTTCCCAAATACATCCCCGAAGCCATAGGCGGAGCGGCGGGCTGGGTAGGGGGACTGGGGGCGTTCGGCGGATTTGTGCTGCCCCCTGTTCTGGCTTCGTATGTGGGTAAAAACGGAGACGCTGGCTACAGGCAGGGTTTCATTGTTTATGCGCTGATGGCTGCTCTTGCCGTGCTGCTGATACTGTATCTTAAAAAAACAGAGAAGAGAGGCGGCTGA
- a CDS encoding respiratory nitrate reductase subunit gamma, whose translation MNWNTLFNIFPYAVLAVAVFGTVSVYRSRRYGISARSGGFLENRKLWGSVPWHYGIITVLAGHVIGVVAPSFVLSLTGNLTVLAALETLAFSGGLLCLFGLGALAVRKLSDRYALSQTRTGDWLVLILLVFQVLTGLYISAFHKWGINWYASNASVYVLSVLKLSPQGDVITALPIAVRLHVLNMFLIIAALPFTRLIHVFAVPLKYPFRPHIIFRWNTKEDL comes from the coding sequence ATGAACTGGAACACTCTTTTTAATATATTTCCGTACGCTGTGCTGGCTGTTGCCGTTTTCGGAACGGTTTCTGTCTACCGCAGCCGCCGTTACGGAATAAGCGCCCGCTCCGGCGGGTTTCTGGAAAACAGAAAGCTGTGGGGCTCCGTGCCGTGGCATTACGGAATAATAACCGTCCTCGCGGGGCATGTGATCGGCGTCGTAGCGCCGTCTTTTGTGTTGTCGCTCACAGGTAATCTTACGGTGCTCGCCGCTCTTGAAACCCTCGCTTTCTCGGGGGGGCTTCTCTGCCTGTTCGGGCTTGGGGCGCTTGCTGTGAGGAAGCTTTCGGACAGATATGCCCTCTCACAGACACGGACAGGAGACTGGCTGGTGCTTATCCTCCTTGTTTTTCAGGTGCTTACGGGGCTTTATATCTCTGCTTTTCATAAGTGGGGCATCAACTGGTACGCCTCGAATGCCTCGGTCTATGTGCTGTCGGTGCTGAAACTCAGTCCGCAGGGGGATGTTATAACCGCTCTCCCCATTGCCGTGAGGCTTCATGTTCTTAATATGTTCCTGATTATTGCGGCTCTGCCGTTCACAAGGCTGATCCATGTTTTTGCCGTGCCGCTTAAATATCCTTTCCGCCCGCACATTATTTTCAGATGGAACACCAAGGAGGATTTATGA
- a CDS encoding methyl-accepting chemotaxis protein: MKKLAKPSSLEGRTGLVKKEGEELQKKRDEAKRNAAEKARTRTLAKQQANAERLAAASEEMASAIEQSSSAAGQLGDAMVQVTVASAQVSRTSDNIKNETIQLEQVSRKVFDNSIKYDTAISRMNDRVENTVGAVKELRESVDNTTNKVVESTSLVEQLKEKAGSIEQIVQVVKKIADQTNLLALNAAIEAARAGEHGKGFAVVADEVRTLAEVSEGAAKDIKFVIDSSLEQVSRVVEKVTTFTKGSKTNLFKADFISNKCISINDAAKIMREQVGKIKKDSESICIESGKSLDIVNRLAAATEQNATASEEVSKFTEEQAKAFAELTAAANEIAEMSEDLKNSTDMSKSSEEVAAAAEELSATIEELNASADEILKAIDQIDTGTQEMGDELDGIKHEFNTMQKLLDEGNGCWAVMMVEGEKILVELEEIKALDHIVFINQLQEALNNNTLFEGQLDPTKCAFGAWYMTYKPHDHDEEKCYHSIREPHNHVHLGAGEIVRLMEEGKLGEAREVFKHKVLPGVDGFKKEYRGFYHGIELVALGFVKSVESIREISTEVKQLYKSFSNIRKIVDTINNVAIQTNMLAVNGSIEAARSGEFGRGFSVVASDIRSLASESADNADKMKDILEEMYEQTDNFQSELQEISQLIRVQIEKSEVAVVNLVETVRLRAAAAETRRVSQAFFEEGGQMVARVNTACDESLGVAEKLRKLTDEAKLAADEQVKGLNEIAAAAEEVASLADEMQAY, encoded by the coding sequence ATGAAAAAACTGGCTAAGCCGTCAAGCCTTGAAGGCAGAACCGGGCTTGTGAAAAAAGAGGGAGAAGAGCTTCAGAAAAAGAGAGATGAAGCGAAACGAAACGCCGCCGAAAAAGCGCGCACCAGAACCCTTGCCAAGCAGCAGGCAAATGCGGAAAGGCTCGCCGCCGCTTCGGAAGAGATGGCGTCCGCTATTGAGCAGTCAAGCAGCGCAGCCGGACAGCTCGGGGACGCAATGGTTCAGGTCACCGTGGCTTCCGCTCAGGTCAGCAGAACCTCCGACAATATCAAGAACGAAACAATCCAGCTTGAACAGGTGAGCCGCAAGGTCTTTGACAACTCAATCAAGTACGACACGGCGATCAGCAGGATGAACGACCGTGTGGAAAATACTGTGGGTGCTGTTAAAGAGCTGCGGGAAAGCGTGGACAACACAACCAACAAGGTTGTGGAATCCACCTCCCTTGTGGAGCAGCTTAAGGAAAAGGCAGGCTCAATAGAGCAGATAGTTCAGGTTGTTAAGAAAATCGCAGACCAGACCAACCTTCTGGCGCTGAACGCCGCAATCGAAGCGGCAAGAGCCGGTGAGCACGGAAAAGGATTCGCCGTCGTGGCGGATGAGGTGCGTACCCTCGCCGAAGTCTCCGAAGGCGCGGCGAAGGACATAAAATTTGTTATCGATTCTTCCCTTGAGCAGGTCAGCCGTGTGGTGGAGAAGGTTACAACCTTCACAAAGGGTTCCAAAACCAATCTTTTCAAGGCTGATTTCATAAGCAATAAGTGCATTTCCATAAATGACGCGGCAAAAATAATGCGTGAGCAGGTGGGCAAAATCAAGAAGGATTCCGAGAGCATCTGCATAGAATCCGGCAAATCCCTTGATATAGTAAACCGTCTCGCGGCAGCCACAGAGCAGAACGCAACAGCCTCCGAAGAGGTAAGCAAGTTTACCGAGGAGCAGGCGAAGGCTTTCGCCGAGCTCACCGCGGCGGCAAATGAGATAGCCGAAATGTCTGAGGATCTGAAAAACTCCACCGATATGTCAAAATCCTCCGAAGAGGTGGCGGCTGCGGCGGAAGAACTTTCAGCCACAATTGAGGAACTCAACGCCTCAGCGGACGAGATACTCAAAGCCATAGACCAGATAGATACGGGCACTCAGGAAATGGGTGATGAGCTTGACGGAATAAAGCACGAATTCAACACCATGCAGAAGCTCCTTGATGAAGGAAACGGCTGCTGGGCAGTTATGATGGTTGAGGGAGAGAAAATTCTTGTGGAACTTGAGGAAATTAAAGCCTTAGACCATATTGTCTTCATCAACCAGCTTCAGGAAGCGCTCAACAACAATACCCTCTTTGAAGGACAGCTTGACCCCACAAAATGCGCATTCGGCGCATGGTATATGACCTATAAACCCCATGACCACGATGAGGAAAAATGCTACCACTCCATACGCGAACCGCACAACCATGTGCACCTTGGCGCTGGAGAGATAGTCCGTCTTATGGAGGAAGGAAAGCTTGGTGAAGCGAGAGAGGTTTTCAAGCACAAGGTTCTTCCCGGGGTTGACGGCTTTAAAAAGGAATACAGAGGCTTTTACCACGGTATAGAGCTTGTTGCCCTCGGTTTTGTGAAAAGTGTCGAGAGCATCAGAGAGATCAGCACTGAGGTTAAACAGCTTTATAAATCATTCAGTAATATACGAAAAATTGTAGATACAATTAACAACGTAGCCATACAGACAAATATGCTCGCCGTTAACGGCAGTATAGAAGCGGCACGCTCAGGCGAATTCGGAAGAGGCTTCTCAGTTGTGGCGTCCGACATCCGCTCACTCGCCAGCGAATCCGCCGACAACGCGGACAAAATGAAGGACATTCTTGAGGAAATGTACGAGCAGACAGACAACTTCCAGAGCGAGCTTCAGGAGATAAGTCAGCTCATCCGTGTTCAGATAGAGAAGTCCGAAGTGGCTGTGGTGAACCTTGTGGAGACTGTGAGGCTCAGAGCCGCCGCAGCCGAAACCCGCAGGGTCTCTCAGGCGTTTTTTGAAGAGGGCGGTCAGATGGTCGCAAGAGTCAACACTGCCTGCGATGAAAGCCTCGGGGTTGCTGAAAAACTCAGAAAGCTTACCGATGAAGCCAAACTCGCGGCAGACGAGCAGGTTAAGGGACTCAACGAAATAGCCGCAGCAGCGGAAGAGGTTGCTTCTCTCGCAGACGAGATGCAGGCGTACTGA
- a CDS encoding nitrate reductase molybdenum cofactor assembly chaperone, giving the protein MEKINAEKIFKSFAVLTDYPSDLSAVKEHCRRLEYAGLAEGCFALLPSDTGAFQEEYTRLFDFGKDTAPYAAFHMFKDERTRASFMAELAGQYAASGFSRKAGELPDYIPFVLDFISIKGAGECAGLTEALSQAAGRIAAAPSLGHSGYGLIYSSLKIFADECLKGGTDELEHSF; this is encoded by the coding sequence ATGGAAAAAATAAACGCTGAAAAGATATTTAAGTCCTTCGCAGTGCTGACGGACTATCCGTCCGACCTGTCCGCCGTGAAAGAGCATTGCCGCAGGCTGGAATACGCAGGGCTGGCGGAGGGTTGTTTTGCTCTCCTGCCGTCCGACACGGGCGCGTTTCAGGAGGAATACACAAGGCTTTTCGATTTCGGGAAGGACACAGCGCCGTATGCCGCATTCCATATGTTTAAGGATGAGCGGACAAGAGCCTCCTTCATGGCGGAGCTGGCGGGACAATATGCCGCGTCGGGGTTCAGCCGTAAAGCGGGTGAACTGCCGGACTATATCCCTTTCGTTCTGGATTTCATAAGCATCAAAGGTGCCGGGGAGTGCGCCGGACTGACGGAAGCACTTTCTCAGGCAGCAGGGCGGATCGCTGCTGCGCCGTCACTCGGACACAGCGGCTACGGACTGATTTACAGTTCATTAAAAATCTTTGCAGATGAATGCCTTAAAGGAGGAACAGATGAACTGGAACACTCTTTTTAA